A part of Acidiferrobacteraceae bacterium genomic DNA contains:
- a CDS encoding DUF3301 domain-containing protein produces MTESIPAILILVAVILYWLSAARAKETASRGARNRCQQAGVLFLDDTVALRRWRLRRDSSGAIRMHREYGFEFATDGGIRYRGKVVLSGARVLTIELEAYGWSANEESSE; encoded by the coding sequence GTGACTGAGTCCATCCCCGCGATTCTGATTCTCGTCGCGGTGATTCTCTACTGGCTGTCGGCCGCGCGGGCCAAGGAAACGGCCAGCCGTGGCGCGCGAAATCGCTGCCAACAGGCGGGTGTGCTGTTTCTCGATGACACCGTTGCTCTTCGACGCTGGCGTCTGCGCCGGGACTCCTCCGGTGCGATCCGCATGCATCGTGAATACGGTTTTGAGTTCGCGACCGATGGGGGAATTCGCTACCGCGGAAAAGTGGTTCTGTCGGGCGCGCGAGTGCTCACAATCGAACTTGAGGCCTATGGCTGGTCGGCGAATGAAGAGTC